The Gambusia affinis linkage group LG05, SWU_Gaff_1.0, whole genome shotgun sequence region GTGCTTGTGGATCAGATTCTCAACACTTTCCCTGCAGCAAAAGCCAAAGAGAGAGCCCCAAAGTAAATCtccttgtttcttttgttttatttctgcaccAGCAGTGACGTGTGTAGCTTACACCCAGTGCTAGATTCCTGAGTCAAAGAGTTACACAGACATATCTAGCTTTGATTTCAGCACACACTGACCCTGGCCTTTTCtacacaaaatacataaatgcaaTCGGAAGGATTGTAATTCCCGCCAAAATTGTATGATAAATTTTCCATGACAACCTTAAAAAGATAACAggagaaataaatcatttagcaAAGTTTTCTTATCTGCAGAGTTGGGCTTTAACGGCGGTGACTTCTGAGTCAGTTTTGTCCTCTTTTTCTAATTTGgtcataaaaaattataaagacactacataaagcaaaataaaagtggCATAAATGATCAAGAACACTTCCCTATCCCACTGACCTCCCTTTTCCTACAGGACTTTCATCTTATTACATCCAGgatcaaatcaaatctttaATTAGAGTTGTCAACATATTGAAGTTTTGACAATGAATCATCAATCATCAGATGGaacttctgtttttatccaaagtataaaaacaagctttttttgGTATGATAAAAACTCACGGTAAGCTAGCTATGACGGCGTGTCAGGGCTATTGAtgatagaaaagaagaaaaaaccagGAGTaactttctgccaaaaaaactttgaaattaatctcaacatttttctgaagaaattgtggaattttctgagttttaaaagtaaaaaatttgctagaaaaaaatcaaacgtCTGGGGGAAAATGTTGATGGTCCAAAATCTGCCggttttaaacaatattaaggaaatactgacttaaaataagtgcctatgtcttgctgaaaagttatttgcaagttatttttatcttatttcaggtaaaactgtaaaatgttttgctacTAACATTTTTTCACTGGAACCTAGAGCAAAAATactagtaagattttgtgttttttgcagtgtatgaaAGAGCTCAACAGGCctgaatatttttccaatgAACTGTTTATGTGGCGTCACTCAGTAAAATAAGCTCTTGTGTTGCTGTGAGTGTGTTTAGGTTGTGTATTTACTTTGTTTGTCAGCTGGTGTGTGTGGATTCAGGCACATGTGTGTCATGTATGTGTTCACAGTCCCACAAACTGCATTAGCTCATTTGAGACTTGTCAGGGAGCACTTCTAAGCCACAGTGACAGATATCGTTGGGGGAGGCggtgtgtgttcatgtgtgtgcaTGATCAGACCAATGCGTCCACATTAGCAGCGTCCCTCCTCTGCCCCACCCCTCTGGAGCCCAAAACCCTCCAATTAGGTTAGGAAAGTGCAATATCTGTCAGCAGAGGAgtacaaatgtgtgtgtttttatcagTGTTGGGCCCCCGCGGCGCAGAAGCCAAAGCAAACTCCCACAGTGCATGGCAGTCGGGGGGGGGAGGCGGGGCATGCTGGTTTCAATCAGTCACTGCAGCCAATTGAATTACAGTGTGTTTTAGTGCAGTGGCCGACTCCAGACTAATGTGATTTCTGCAGCTCCCGAAGACCAATTGATCAGGTCTAATTCACAGCCCTCacaaagagaaagacagagaagtACAAGGGGGAGGAAGGGTCGTCTGGATGCGTTCGGCGGTCTCTGTTTGGGATCTTTGATTGAGGGAAATGGGCAGATGGCTTGATTTTGTCAGCTGATTTTGGCCACAGTGCCGGAATCGGGAATTACGAGAAGTTTGTGTTTTGGCTGCGTCTGCTGAAATCCGCAGAGGCACGGCAGTTCTTAGTTTCTGCGTTTGTCTGAAACTCACGTTCTTGGAATTCTGTGCATTGTATTGCCGggatgaaaactaaaataagggaaaagaaaagtagCAGAGGAAGATAACAAGATGCAGAAGGAAATGTGAAGAtggacaaaacaatgttttgactaaaaaaagcctTTCATTGGCACAAACCTAAAGAATGTAGAAATTTGAGTTGAGAAACGGGgtttagtttaaaaagtgaCCTATCTTATGAATTATTAACTCACCTtatgtttctcattttaacagtGACATATCAGCTTTATGCAGACAATGCAGTAATGTGCTAAAACACCAGAGCCCTATTTGTTTAGTAAAAGACCCAGtgcttcatttaaaatgaactattacttgattttataaatacatttttcaagtatttttaaatgaaaaactttaacaaGCAACTCATTCAAAGTTAGTAGTTGAATTTCTAAGCCACCAAAACTCACATTTGTCTGTGATTAATGTAAATTATATCTaacaaataagttttaaaaattttcagcTACATTCCACACTGAGCAGCTTTGCTATAATTGTGATCTTTGCTCATTTCAGAAGAATGTGGATAAGTGGACCCTTCAATATCAAAGTCAAAATACAATCCAATGATTAACCTCATCAATAAGAAGCATCATTGCCTCTTATCTGTAATTTAACTTATCCATAATTTACTGGCATCATTGTCATGTATTAGAAAAGATAAGTTATTGATATTTCAATGtttaattgatttctttttgttttcttatgtttaatctttaaaaaattaaaatgtctgcagAAGAGCCACTAAGAGATCTGTTAATAACAGCGTTTAGCCAGCcaacatttgaatttgaaagaagtTTGCACGCAGTTTTAATTAGCTCaaacttttcttatttgtgtAAATCCAATTGTGTACATTTCCACGTGATGCAgacctttttttattgctgatatGGTTTTACTGTGCTTGTATTGTAAaagcgtttttatttttacaaatccaGCCAGGGACTTTAGCTTTGAATTATTAAATTGCCATATTTCTTTTAAGGAAACTATTATATGCACTCTATGTCCACTATGTTTAGCTGCATTGTTTCTGGTAAATAAGTATATAAGTCATATAAaaattctttgtttcatttaattttattatatgactcaagctaaaaagaaaaaggtaaaaaaaccaaactcatCTGTCAAAGCAGGTCATTATGAGCTGTAAGGAAAGAGGAACGACGATCTTAATGAGGAAAAGACAATAGAGCAGTTAcaattatgaaaaagaaatggaaaacaaaacagaataaataaatcacttgaTAAGAAGAACAAAAATCCTCAACTAGGAAGTGAACATGGATGAggggaaaaagtgaaaaatatggTATAAATTTGGATGATCAGAAACACTAGAGGGAAAGgatgctttaaatatttagaagaaGAGTGAAGTGAAGGAACACAGTAAAGAGAAATATGAGTttattgtaaaagaaacaagaaagatCCTGATGAATAAAATCTTGTGTCTTATCAGAGGCCAACAAACAGTGCTGGGCCCAGAATCCCCTGTACCTCTCCATGTCCGTCAGCCGCGACGAATCCCTGAAACCTTTGGCGAACGGGTTGCTGTCGATCTTCAGCTTGGTTATCTgggaaaaacacacaccagcAGAAAACGAGTGAGACACGTCTCActtctttctcttctctgctccaaaagactttttttttcctcactcttTTGTGAAGGATCAAATCAATTCTTCtgtaattaaagttaattaattagGTAATTTTATGTCTAAACTTAATTCTTTTAGTGCTACATTATCAAATCTAGAGTCAATATTTGACAGcaatttctaaaaattaaagATTGACATATCTTcttgctgtaaaataaattactctttaacttaaaaatatgtttaatgaaCACAattctttgtaaaaataaaataataataataataataataataataataataataataataataataataataataataaaagataaaagttacTTCTCCTGGTTTTAAtcatatataatataattaaaaccttttttgctCAGTATAATGCtagttttattcagaaaattaaGAATAGTTTACAAAAAcgctttaataaaataaaaactgtagatTATAGACACATTAAAGTATGCTTCAAtactttaatggaaacattgaGTTCAGGATGATCTGCAAGGCGCAAggacggcaaaaaaaaaaaagacacaatgaAAAGCAAGTTTTTATActgcaaacaacaaaataaactcgtatttattaattattttaaagtatgtTCCCATAATTTATTGTGGTTCCAAATATCATTTTCACTTGATAAATAGATGAGACACAAATCTTGAGCCTGGTAATTTTGAGAACAAGTACCCCGAACTGCTCACCAGGGGGCGCcacaaataaaagtctttcACTGCCAACAGATATGAACACAagacaatcacacacacacacacacacacgcacccacacacacacacacacacactcacacggtctcgtttttggactgtgggaggaatcTGGAggacccagagagaacccatgcaaactccatgcagagaAATTCCAGGTTGGGATTCAAAATCTGGACCTTCATGCTGCACGGGGCTGTAAGACTATAATGATTcttccaaaaaaacaaagatgtttcaGGACACAAATCTGGCAACATCTCAGttctctttgtgtgtttgatgtCCGTCGTCCTTCATTGTGACTTTGTGGATCATATAATGTTGAGATAGTAATAAATATGGATTTATGATTATCACTTTAAAATTGCCACCCTCTGGTTCAGATCACACTTTTGATCCCTGTTTATACATAACTCCTGTCCTGATAAGGTTTCTGTGATGAACTCAAACGCTCCTGAACATCCAGTGCAGATGAAAGACAACAAGCAGAGACACAAAGTCGTGACTTGACTTAATTTACTCACTAGCTGGTTCTGATAGGCTGTGACGGCGGTGAAGACCGTCTCAACAAACACGAAGGTGCGAAACTCCTCCGATTTGAGGTTGAGCAGCGAAGCGGTGTGGTCCTTCTTCTTAATGATGTGAACTCGTGGCTGGTACTTGTGCATAGAGTTCAGGATGATctacaaagagaggaaaaataagATACAATGAAAAGAAGGTTTTTTGTACCTCAAACAACAGAATAAACTCAAAAATTTAtcaattgttttcttattttgcatCAGAGAGGTTGGAGTTAACTGTTCTTGACATGGCCGATCAGTCAGTCTCACATGCTGGACCACCGGACATTACCCTTCGTTACTGTTTACACTGTAAATCACTCCCACCAGCACTAACTGGACGACCTCCAGGTCCTCAACAGATGCAGGGCAGCCTTCTGTGCtaatttgttgttgttcctcAGGACAACAGACAAACTGAAAGGCCTTCGTCTCTTAATACTTATACATGTATGAAgacataataaagaaaaatgacaaacgAATAAAACTACAGCTCAGCGTAAACCGAGTAATAACATGATTGAAACATGATTGTTCTCATTGCCTGACATCACGTAAGAAGAtgatttcagaaattaaaacaaaacccagtAAAGATGCTGgttaatttgtgtttattctcagttttctttcaatttgaattaaagtttCCCACACAGAGGAAATTTGAACCTTTGACAAAGAGGCATGCTATggttttctaaaacattatCTGTGGTCAGTAAAGTGTTAgacaaaattgttaaaattaagAGTTTGCAACCACTACCGTTCACAGATCCATATTTCTCCTCATAAAACTCATTCACATGTTTCCAACCTAATGACAAACAGTGCTTCTGGTATTTTTAGGGCCGTTCTGTTATTTAGAGCAACTATTCCACTGAAACTCAAATCCTGCATTTATTGTTAtatatttattctgaaatattgactggttctttatcatttttgatcagatttagatttattagGAGTCTTTAAGAGAGACATACTGAAGGCTCTGGAGCTGTATACTCCTGGCCtacctggtaaaataaaataaaaatataatatgaaGACAAAGAATGGAAAGGAGAAACAaaggaataaatgaaataatcctATCAGCTACACATTACATCGTTACAAAAATACAGCTTAGCGTATTTAAAATTAACtaacaaaatgaattaattgTTGCGTGGACTTAATTTGCGCTGTCATAAATGTCTTAAACCtggtaatttattatttatttatttttactttaatcaggaatatataaatattaagaCAGTGTGGTCAAATAAAACggagttaaaaaatattttttctgtttatgttggACATGAATGACTCCGTGAGGGTTCATGTACTTGActtctttgttttatctgtGTGCCTTGTACATTCTAGGAGCTATTTGTATGGTTTTGTCTGAACGATAAGACCTAAGTCAGGCTGTGTTTgctatattaattattttacgGCTCTATAAAAACctatttgttgtaattttcggtggaaaataaaagttcCTCTCACATGTCCGTGCTGGTCCAGCTCGTTGTTCGTCAGTTTGACCTTCTCGAAAGAAACCATCTGCTTCATCAGCTGCTCTCCGGTGAACGGAGAGTCCGGGTGGACGTACAACCTGCCGGAGGAGAGCGCGACATCTCACATCTGATTGGCCGAGAGGCATTCGAAGCGCAGCCGCCACGACCAATCAACGCGCGGATCTTGATTGACTCTAATTGGCGCTTAGCAAACTTCTGACTAAATCCTGTCATTTCTTCGAGCGTGGAGAAAGAAAGTCGTTTTTAAATGATGTGATGCAtagtttttgttcaaaatttgccgaatttgatttattatatCACGATTACCTCCGTTTAAGCACATCACTCTTTACTTCCAGGTGTGCACTACCTAGGGAAAATATTGacgattttttgtttttcataaagaaCTGACTGTGTCCAGAATCTGAATAATTATCCAGAGcttgaaataatttatattactATGTAATTACAtgttaattacattaaaaaaatagatggcTGAATTGTCGTCTATTTTTTCGATAAAGGTGGAAGATCAATAAGTGCTATTGGTCTTCTGAACAAATAATAGATAAGTACCGAAAGTATGCTGTTGCATGGAGACTACACAGATAATCGTCCttgatgcataaaaaaaataaatacagcaactttaatttgtttatataCTTATAATTAGGTAATATTACGGATAATAtatgttaaattaatattatcctattattagtattattactTCCCAATCAAAAATTTCACTGAGACTTGCTGAGATTGATACGTTCAATTCGCCTCTAAGACTAActtaaataacatttgtttaaatctttACATCTTCACCAATTTTAAAGAGCTAGAAAAGTGACTTCATTTTGCGAGttattccaaaaataatctTGAAGACACCTGGAAAGATGGAGCGTGTTGGGGTCTTTACCTGGCGGGCAGAGGGGGGTCGGCTTTGCCGGCCACCAACCAGGAGGAACGGTGGTAGGCGTAGCGGTACCGCTTGTTGTCCACCGGAACAATATCCATCAGCACGATGTACTTGGAATCCTGGTCCACTCCGGAAAAAGAGACCCGGATGGTAGGAAACATCCGCCTGTATGTGacattattcttatttttattatttatttatttatttattgggggAGGGCTAACAatagagtaataaaaaaaaaaaccgctttgcaatataaaatattacttaaaacaaaataacatacaaaattaatattaaattagtattttttttttattccgaCTTAGTCACAAATAACAGTATAATTCCGGCggaagtaacattttaaaaattattgaacATACTTACGCCAGAAAAGATAATAACATGAAATACGACGCAGAAGGCAGTACGCAACAAgtaacaaccaaaataaaacaaaggatgGACAAACAGCAGTAAGAgaactgaaatctgatttttgaaagactgaaaaaaattacaaccaaATATTATGTTACGATTAAATTATGAGAACTATGTTAGATTCTCATGTAAGGCGAGACATTCCAAATGTGGAGGAATAATAGTGGCatttagtgacattttcttAGCTGTTTGAAATAtgttacatttaaagaaaaatccccTCTTTCATCATTAATTATGTAGAGAATTTAGgacatttttcctccaaatacAGCATAATTCCAGACAgcacttttattgttaattaaatattttgcattgGGTCACACACTAAGCCTGCGTGTGACCCAATAAAATGGCAATTGGTGATAACATGTAAGCGATATTGTTGTGCGTTTTATTCCTCCTCAGTCTCAGGAAAAATTCGAGCTTCGCatgcatttttgtctttatataaaaacaaacatttatgtcattattcctcttttcctcattttattttgtattctgtGATGTTCGATATGATCGGAGTGATTACAGAGCAGCGCATCCAGTTTACCTTCCAGACTTGGTGATGATCATTTCAGTGCCGAGCTCGTGGAATTTGTCCCACAGCTCTTTGGTCTCCAGGCTGCACGAGATTTTGGCCATCTCCTCGCTGGGGATGCCGGGATTGGTGGGGATGAGGGGCTCCGTGCACACCGCGGGCGCGCTCCCGCTGAAGTCCCCGTGCCCGTCCAGGGATGACAGGTCAGCCAGAGCCTGCTGGTTGCAGGAGGATTTCTCCACAAATTGCTCTGGTTTGATCAGAAACGTGGATGCGTAAACGTGAAAGAGAAATGGAGAGTAACCGTGAGGATCGTCctgatattattttaacattattttgtaagAACAAGAGATACAAACCATtctaaaatgatgaaaatatcaataacacgagtttttaaacttgaacatactccaaaaataaaaccatgtacAATctactgaattaaaacaaataaacgaacaaacagaaaaacgtaatttacattttatattttagaatctatcacagtttgaacaaaaattGGAAAAGCAATAATATAAAttgatattatattatattatattatattatattatattatattatattatattatattatattatattatattatattatattatattatattacaatAAGTAAGTCCACtaagaacaaaaaattaataaatgaacaaaaaccgGATTTCTGTTAAAACTTCACATCACTTTTAGGGAAAATATATCCCTActtacacattttcttcttgaaaATTCCGAAGACTTCATTTGTCGCACAAAATTACCTAATAATGTATTTAATGCCTgtgtattttcagaaaataaaatttgtattttattcttccCATCAGTAAATATTGGCGCCTTGGATAAACAGAAGTGCTTAAAAGCTTAGGGTAGTTGATCGTAATTTCAGGATTTcgtcacaaaaaaaacataaaagcaccaacttttctcacattttggtGCTTCATTGTAGAAAATCTTAAACTGTAATTATTTTCCTCAACAAACTCAAACaatttttcaaacaataaagttggatttctttctctcttacCCAGAGGTTTGATGGTGTTCTCCTCCGCCTCCTTGTCCTTGCTGGACTTTCCGCTGGACATCAGGGCGGCTATGGAGAAAGCATTGGCCCGGGATGAGAGCTGCGGCTTCGGGGATGACGTGTACTCCATGTCGGTGTgtcaaaaggcaaaaatattcccctctaaaaaattaaaagcagaaaacctCCAGAAATACCGGCCGCTTTTGGCTCCAAGCGGCAGAAGGAAGTAAAGACTGAGGAAATTACGCGCAGTTTCTCCCAGATTTCAGGACTTTCTTGCGCACAGAGTTTACATGCGCTAACAGATTAGCAATCAGCACtcaaaaagacaggaaaaaggTTTTACTGCTGCCGATGTGGTCTTGCTGGATTCATGGTGAAGGAAGAACGCACGGCTGACTCTTGGGGGTTGTCAGACCTGAGGCCGGAGGCTCTTTGGGACGCTTCAGTCTGCTCCGGTCCAGCCTCCCCTTATTATTCCAGTCTGCCCTCCAATCGCTGCCTCTGGCTCCACGTCACGCTCCCACTGTCTCACAGCGGCCCTGAAAGCGAGCAGCCAATTAAATCACCTGCcagactttctctttttttttttttcaagccaaAGACAGACAGGGAGGCAGAGACGGAGAAGAGAGGGAGATTGGAAGTAATAATGTGAGAATTTTATGACTGCAGAGGCTGATGACAGATTGAAATGACTAATATATGCAGGAAAAATCCTTTGATGTcttgcaaaataaaagaaagtctGTATTAACCTTTCCTTAGAGTTTCTTTACTCTCAGTGCTTTCAGATATCAAGTCAGACTGTTGAGTGAAAGTTAccaaagaagaaactgaaattgaactgtagaataaaaatgtcactCATGTGTTAAatgatttgaatattttttcttattaattcttgcaaattttaagacttttaacGACACATTTAAGATCATTTTGCAACTATACTGTacacattttagatttatttgaaaacactGTGATGATGTGATTGATCATTTTAGccaaatgtttcaggaaaaaataCTTCTGATTTACATTTGAGCTCATACTTATCAAACATAtaacaatattgtttttacatgcttttgcacaaaaatgttgACTTAgcatattaaataattttttttaatatttttggcagaaatatCTATATTAACAATCTGATTCAACCTGCAAATTGTTTtcatgagggtttttttcttgtaataatTATGTACTGCTGTAGTTAAGTTATAGCTTCATGCAGCAGTTTACTGTTTGGTTTCCTAAAGGCCAAAGTGTACAATATTTGAGGTCTCTCTCACATCTTTCATggacaagaaaataaagaagaaaatatcttaaagtcCAGAAGTATAAGTGATGCATTAaggaacatttaaaatacacattttaatcaaatagaTCAGTGAGAAAAGCTGATTTAATGCTAAATAAGTAAAAGTGTGAGGCTTTACTTTGAGGttgcagcaaacaaaaatgtatttccagcAATGATTTGGGAAAGTCAGCTGTTTCTGGATTTTGTCTCCAGAACAAACATGGGTCGTTTTTGCAGGTCTTTTCTGGTGAACTGAGAACGCAGTAAATTCCCCATTAactctgatgatgtcatggtgTGAGGTAATTTTCTGACCCACATGCAAGAAGCCACTCAGGACAAGATAAACAGTTTTGAATAGACCAGCAGGCAGAGGACTCGGGAGTGAAGCTTTGGATGATGCCGTCAGAGATCTGAGGTCTCGGATGGAACAACGCTTTGAAAAATCTGGGAAATCTTCTCTTGGATTCTTGCTTGACCATCAAGCTCCCTTTTGCTCTGTGATGGATTAGGAGAATGGAAAGAGGGCGTGGTTTGACAACAGACCACAGATGGACGATCTGCAATTCaagtaaaatatgtaaacaaacacaGTCAGCACACTCACAGTCCAAACTATAATAAATAACAACTGCAAAATCTGGTCTGAGCATGTGcaaaatgtagtttatttctgatagtaattgtgtatttttgtaaaatgtagaaaaaacaaataaaacaataaaatctcccagatatttttattttgttgtcgATCATTATTGGAATATTTTATGTTGTCCCCTTTTTGGTGTgtgttgattgattgattcccATTCAGGTCATTTGAGAAATCAATGGTCTATGAGATTTTGACtcacagatgaaaacaaaatccttgTGTGATCTACTGCTAAACAAGATTATTTATTCCTATTCCAGATATTATCAAACTTGCTCTTGTCATTAACTCATCTGACTCATATGAGCtaacaaaagctaaaattaatcattttttaaatcgcTTCTATTGTTGCTCTGttgtaatttcagttttgttttgttttatcaaaacaaCTCTGTCTTGTAATCAATAAAGatcaatatattaaaagaaagtgGCCAGATTTTGCGCACACACCTCCAGAGAGTGCATATAGGCTG contains the following coding sequences:
- the tbx20 gene encoding T-box transcription factor TBX20 isoform X1, producing the protein MEYTSSPKPQLSSRANAFSIAALMSSGKSSKDKEAEENTIKPLEQFVEKSSCNQQALADLSSLDGHGDFSGSAPAVCTEPLIPTNPGIPSEEMAKISCSLETKELWDKFHELGTEMIITKSGRRMFPTIRVSFSGVDQDSKYIVLMDIVPVDNKRYRYAYHRSSWLVAGKADPPLPARLYVHPDSPFTGEQLMKQMVSFEKVKLTNNELDQHGHIILNSMHKYQPRVHIIKKKDHTASLLNLKSEEFRTFVFVETVFTAVTAYQNQLITKLKIDSNPFAKGFRDSSRLTDMESRESVENLIHKHSYARSPIRTYAGDEENLSEDGHTTHTRGSAFTASDNLSLSSWVTTTSGFSGFQHPQTLSAMGTGTASLPHPIQGSLPPYSRLGMPLTPSALAGTMQGSGPSFPSFHMPRYHHYFQQGPYAAIQGLRHSSTVMTPFV
- the tbx20 gene encoding T-box transcription factor TBX20 isoform X3, with amino-acid sequence MEYTSSPKPQLSSRANAFSIAALMSSGKSSKDKEAEENTIKPLEQFVEKSSCNQQALADLSSLDGHGDFSGSAPAVCTEPLIPTNPGIPSEEMAKISCSLETKELWDKFHELGTEMIITKSGRRMFPTIRVSFSGVDQDSKYIVLMDIVPVDNKRYRYAYHRSSWLVAGKADPPLPARLYVHPDSPFTGEQLMKQMVSFEKVKLTNNELDQHGHIILNSMHKYQPRVHIIKKKDHTASLLNLKSEEFRTFVFVETVFTAVTAYQNQLITKLKIDSNPFAKGFRDSSRLTDMERSSFLFPYSS
- the tbx20 gene encoding T-box transcription factor TBX20 isoform X2; its protein translation is MEYTSSPKPQLSSRANAFSIAALMSSGKSSKDKEAEENTIKPLEQFVEKSSCNQQALADLSSLDGHGDFSGSAPAVCTEPLIPTNPGIPSEEMAKISCSLETKELWDKFHELGTEMIITKSGRRMFPTIRVSFSGVDQDSKYIVLMDIVPVDNKRYRYAYHRSSWLVAGKADPPLPARLYVHPDSPFTGEQLMKQMVSFEKVKLTNNELDQHGHIILNSMHKYQPRVHIIKKKDHTASLLNLKSEEFRTFVFVETVFTAVTAYQNQLITKLKIDSNPFAKGFRDSSRLTDMERESVENLIHKHSYARSPIRTYAGDEENLSEDGHTTHTRGSAFTASDNLSLSSWVTTTSGFSGFQHPQTLSAMGTGTASLPHPIQGSLPPYSRLGMPLTPSALAGTMQGSGPSFPSFHMPRYHHYFQQGPYAAIQGLRHSSTVMTPFV